A single Anopheles arabiensis isolate DONGOLA chromosome 2, AaraD3, whole genome shotgun sequence DNA region contains:
- the LOC120896174 gene encoding nucleolar protein 58 has protein sequence MFVLYETPAGYAIFKLLDDNKFKEIDNLYLEFETPEKANKIVKLKHFEKFADTTEALSAATAAVEGKLSKPLKKALKKLVVDDVQNELLVADAKLGNAIKDKMSLQCVANTSVQELMRCIRTQSESLLSGLPKKEMTAMSLGLAHSLSRYKLKFSPDKIDTMIVQAQCLLDDLDKELNNYMMRVREWYGWHFPELGKILTDNVAYVKTIKLVGMRENMADTDLSDILMEEVEQKVKEAAEISMGTEISEEDITNIQSLCDEIISITEYRTHLADYLKARMMAMAPNLTVLVGEQVGARLIAHSGSLVNLAKHPASTLQILGAEKALFRALKAKKDTPKYGLIFHAGMVGSASIKNKGRISRSLAAKASLATRVDAFGDDVTMQLGIDHRAKLETRLRMLEEGNNKRLSGVKAKAKLQKFHAVSEVKTFKVATDSTLPSTSSKKLKAEDEAANAPSPKKKKIEEIEPEMGEPSTEKKKKKKKKNKEEGAAEETMMDDSVAAAEEETPTSTKKNKKSKAKKAAAEQDDE, from the exons ATGTTCGTTCTTTACGAAACACCGGCAGGATATGCCATATTCAAG CTGTTGGATGACAACAAATTCAAGGAGATCGATAATCTGTACCTGGAGTTTGAAACACCGGAGAAGGCCAACAAGAT CGTCAAGCTAAAGCACTttgaaaagtttgccgacACTACGGAAGCTCTTTCGGCGGCCACCGCTGCCGTGGAGGGCAAACTGTCCAAGCCGTTGAAGAAGGCACTGAAgaagctggtggtggatgatGTCCAGAATGAGCTGCTCGTTGCCGACGCCAAGCTCGGTAACGCGATCAAGGACAAAATGTCGCTGCAGTGCGTGGCCAACACGTCGGTGCAGGAGCTGATGCGTTGCATCCGCACGCAGTCGGAAAGCTTGCTCTCCGGGCTGCCCAAGAAGGAGATGACGGCCATGTCGCTGGGTTTGGCCCATTCGCTTTCTCGCTACAAGCTCAAGTTCTCGCCCGACAAGATCGATACGATGATCGTGCAGGCACAGTGCCTGCTGGATGATCTGGACAAGGAGCTGAACAACTACATGATGCGCGTACGGGAATG GTACGGCTGGCACTTCCCCGAACTGGGAAAGATTCTGACCGACAACGTAGCGTACGTGAAGACCATCAAGTTGGTCGGTATGCGTGAAAACATGGCCGATACCGATTTGTCCGATATTTTGATGGAAGAGGTTGAGCAGAAAGTGAAGGAAGCGGCTGAAATTTCGATGG GCACGGAAATCTCGGAAGAAGACATCACCAACATCCAGAGTCTGTGCGATGAGATCATCTCGATCACTGAATATCGTACCCATCTGGCCGACTATCTGAAGGCGCGTATGATGGCCATGGCACCTAACTTGACTGTGCTAGTGGGCGAGCAGGTCGGTGCTAGGTTGATCGCTCACTCGGGCTCCTTGGTCAATCTGGCGAAGCATCCTGCTTCGACGCTTCAGATTTTGG GTGCGGAAAAGGCGCTGTTCCGTGCGCTCAAGGCCAAGAAGGACACACCCAAGTACGGTTTGATCTTCCATGCCGGAATGGTCGGTTCCGCGAGCATCAAGAACAAGGGTCGCATCTCGCGATCACTGGCCGCGAAGGCTTCGCTGGCCACCCGTGTGGACGCGTTCGGTGACGATGTGACCATGCAGCTGGGCATTGACCACAGGGCGAAGCTGGAAACGAGGCTTCGCATGCTGGAGGAGGGCAACAACAAGCGGCTGTCGGGCGTGAAGGCGAAGGCTAAGCTGCAGAAGTTCCACGCCGTCAGCGAGGTGAAAACGTTCAAGGTCGCCACCGACAGTACGCTTCCTTCCACCTCGTCGAAGAAGCTGAAGGCTGAGGATGAAGCGGCCAATGCACCTTCgcccaaaaagaagaagattgag GAGATAGAGCCGGAAATGGGAGAACCCTCAaccgaaaagaagaagaaaaagaagaagaagaacaaggaAGAAGGAGCGGCCGAAGAAACCATGATGGACGATAGCGTCGCCGCGGCGGAGGAGGAGACACCGACGTcgacaaaaaagaataaaaaatccaAAGCGAAAAAGGCAGCCGCCGAGCAGGATGATGAGTAG
- the LOC120895813 gene encoding NADH dehydrogenase [ubiquinone] flavoprotein 2, mitochondrial, with amino-acid sequence MLRLFANTMRLGATRPLSTSAVKMSDNLFVHRDTPEDNASIPFEFTADNQKRAEAILNIYPEGHKRGAMIPLLDLAQRQHGWLPLSAMHKVADILGLPHMRVYEVATFYTMFMRKPTGKYHIQVCTTTPCWLRGSDEVLDVCKKNLGIGVGETTKDGKFTISEVECLGACVNAPMLAVNDDYYEDLSVADTEEILNSLKQGQQPRPGPRNGRYASEPVGQLTSLTEEPKGPGFGLQAGL; translated from the exons ATGTTGCGCCTGTTCGCCAACACCATG CGACTCGGGGCTACCCGGCCTCTGAGCACGTCGGCGGTGAAGATGAGCGACAACCTGTTCGTGCATCGCGATACGCCCGAGGATAATGCCAGCATTCCGTTCGAGTTTACCGCAGACAACCAGAAG CGAGCGGAAGCCATCCTGAACATCTATCCGGAGGGTCACAAGCGTGGTGCGATGATTCCGCTGCTGGATCTTGCCCAGCGGCAGCACGGTTGGCTGCCACTGTCGGCCATGCACAAGGTGGCCGACATCCTGGGCCTGCCACATATGCGCGTGTACGAGGTGGCCACCTTCTACACGATGTTTATGCGCAAACCGACCGGAAAGTATCACATCCAGGTGTGCACTACCACACCGTGCTGGCTGCGCGGATCCGACGAAGTTCTGGATGTCTGCAAG AAAAACCTCGGCATCGGTGTCGGTGAAACTACCAAGGATGGTAAGTTTACCATCTCTGAAGTGGAATGTCTCGGTGCATGCGTAAACGCCCCGATGCTGGCGGTCAACGATGATTACTAC GAGGATTTAAGCGTGGCTGATACGGAAGAAATTCTAAACAGTCTCAAGCAGGGACAGCAACCCCGCCCCGGACCACGCAATGGACGATACGCCTCCGAACCCGTCGGTCAGCTGACCTCGCTTACGGAGGAACCGAAGGGTCCCGGCTTTGGGCTACAAGCAGGGCTGTAA
- the LOC120895814 gene encoding ubiquitin-conjugating enzyme E2 G2 has translation MAGSALRRLMAEYRQLTLNPPEGIIAGPISEENFFEWEALITGPEGTCFEGGIFTAKLIFPPDYPLSPPKMKFTCEMFHPNIFTDGRVCISILHAPGDDPLGYELSAERWSPVQSVEKILLSVVSMLAEPNDESGANVDAAIMWRENREEFNKIARRIVRKTLGLSS, from the exons ATGGCAGGTTCCGCCTTGAGGCGCCTAATGGCCGAGTACAGGC aaCTTACGCTCAACCCTCCGGAAGGTATCATTGCGGGCCCTATCAGTGAGGAGAACTTCTTCGAATGGGAAGCGCTAATTAC CGGCCCGGAAGGAACCTGCTTCGAGGGGGGAATCTTTACAGCCAAACTGATCTTTCCACCGGACTATCCGCTCAGCCCACCGAAGATGAAGTTTACCTGTGAAATGTTCCATCCCAACA TTTTCACCGACGGACGGGTCTGCATATCGATTCTACACGCACCGGGAGACGATCCGctgg GATACGAACTATCAGCCGAGCGCTGGAGTCCTGTACAGAGTGTGGAAAAGATTTTACTAAGCGTTGTTAGTATGCTGGCCG AGCCAAATGACGAGTCCGGCGCAAACGTGGACGCAGCGATAATGTGGCGCGAAAATAGGGAAGAGTTTAACAAAATTGCCAGACGCATCGTACGCAAAACGTTGGGCCTTTCATCATAA